The genomic DNA AACGCCTGCTTGAATTCGTGCATCCCGTCTTCGCGCAGGGCGCGGACAAAGCGATACATGAACTGGTCAGACGACAGATACACCACCTTCTTCTCCGGGCAGTATTCCTGCAGAGCCCATGCAATGGCGTGCATCAAGTGGGTCTTACCAAGGCCGGAGCCGCCATAAAGGAACAGCGGATTGAAGGTCAGCGGGCCACCTTCCGACACCCGGCGCGCGGCGGTATAGGCCAGCTGGTTGGGCTTGCCGACGACGAAGCTGTCGAAGGTAAAGCGCTCATCCAGCGCGGCCCCGGGCAGATCGTCGTCACTGTTGCTGCCGGCATTGCCCGACCCGCCAGACTGGCCTCGTCCGGACCCACCGGCGCTTGCACCACGGCTGCCAGCGCCAGCATCATCGCTGGCGGCTTGCACAGGGCGCACCTCATTGGCCGCCTGCTCCGCTGCCGCAGCGCGCGCCGCGGCACTGGGCACACGAAACTCAAGGCGGCGCACTTCGAGCCCGTCGCGGCTCATCTGCTTGACGATCGTGTCAGAGAAATTGCGGCTCACCCAATTGCCAAAAAAGTTGGTCGGCACTTCAAAATGCGCAACGCCATTTTCCAGGCTGTTCAGCTTGAGCGGCTCAATCCAGGTTTTGAAATTGTTTTGTCCAACCGTCGTCTTGAGCGACTCACTGACCTGTCCCCATCGCGTCTGCGGCATTCCCACTATCCTGTCCCACTTTTTGTTTGTCATTCACACACCCACAAACCGCCCCTGCCAAATCTGGCGGCCCGCACTCATGCGGCTCACGGGCGTCGGGGACGCGGATGGCAATGCCTTTCGCTACCCATTGCGCAATAGCGCTGGGCTGGCTCCATAGAGCATTCAAAAGACAGGCTGTGCAGGCGCAAGCTTTGCCCGCCAGCCAGTGACATCTCTTCGGACATGTCGTGTCAGCAGCAGCGACCCTGACAGAGCGGCCATTCAGGCTCGCCTGCAGACTCTCTCGACAACAACCCGTTTCCAGCTTTTTGCCCCGGTGCAGCGCTTCCCCTGAAGCTCCGGTGCCCGGCTGAAAACGATCATGTCCCCCCTAGGCGACGTGAATCGCAGGATTGGTGATAGCAAGCGCTCGCGCGAGCGGGCAACTGACCTTTTGCCTTGACTCATGCTTTAATCAGGCCGAATCCCGCCACCCCCCTGAACGCCCTAGTTTTTATGGCCTGAACGACACAGCGCAACGAAAAGGGGCGCCAACCCGAAGGTGGCGCCCCTTTCCTGAAATGTGATCACGACTCAGGCGCCGATGGCCTTCACGCGGGCGCTCAGGCGCGACATTTTCCGCGCTGCGGTGTTCTTGTGGTAGACGCCTTTGGTCACGCCGCGCATCAGCTCGGGCTGGGCAGCGCGCAGGGCGGCGGTGGCGGCATCCTTGTCACCGGAGGCGATGGCCTCTTCGACTTTGCGAAGGCTGGTGCGGATGCGCGAACGGCGCGCCTTGTTCACAGCGAAGCGGGCTTCGTTCTGGCGGGCGCGTTTTTTGGCTTGGGGCGAATTGGCCATGGTGTGTCTCTCTTTCGTCGGGTCGTGCGTTTCAAACTGGTGAGCGCGGGAAGACCCGACCCCGGGTTCGCAACCGGGCGATTCTGGCCAGAGCGGGCCTCACACGCATGTATCGGCGGGCGTATACAGCTCGCGGCACGTTTTGCAAAGGCATTTTCGCCTAGTCCGGCGCCTGCGGCGGGTATCGCAGCCGGTCCTGATCGTCGATCACCCTCACCCGGTTCGGAGCGGCCTCCCCCCAGTGCCACAGCACGAGGTTCAAATTCCCACCAGCCGCGCCCGGCGCGAAACTCTCGACCAAGAGGCCGTTGTAGCCCTTCGCTAGCCGTTCTGCGATTCGCTGAACCCGTGCCACCCCAAGCCGGTCCGCCTCATCCGCCCAATCCGCCTGAGCCAGATCGGCGCGTGTGAGGGCTTCCCCAGCGAGTGCGTCGGCGTTGGTCGCATCGAAAACCTGCTCCACCTCAACCGCCAACGCCACCACGGTTACAGGCATAAAGCTTCCCGCCTGCTGCGCTTCACGCAGGGCGGTCTCGACCGTCAGCGAGGTGTACAGAGCCGCCTGCCCGACGGAGTTGAATCGCCCGCCAAACTGGGCCGCCCCTTCTCCCGAAAGCGGCCGGTAGGCCCAATAGGGGTTGAGCGCGCGAAAAACCGTGCCGGACCAGCGCATCAGGCGTGGATGCCAGCGTCCAGCCTGTCGAGATACCTGTGCACCGCCTCTGCCCGCCCATCTTTGACCAGCCGCATCGCCGTGACCTCGCCATACCCGGCGAGCGGGACCGAGCGATACCAGGCATAGGCCAGCAAATCGGAGCCGAAACGCGGGCTGACACGGGTGAGAATTTCCACCATTTCACGCAGCCGCATCTGGGTCTTGGGAGTGCCTGCCCGGGCCTTGCGGGCCACGGCATCGCGGCTCAGCCCCGCCGTCTGGGCCACCTCCTCGACGGTGGTCAAGAGGGTCGCCGCCAGTTTGCCCGGCGCGAACTTTCCGTTCTCGGCTATCTCTGCAAAGACCATCACACCACTCCGCCTGACGCGGTCAACGTCAATATAGGTGAGATTGGCGCAAAAATCAACGTGGCTGCACAGATGCTACTTGTCGCGAAACTGCGGCTCGCGCTTTTCCAGAAAGGCCTTCATGCCCTCTTTCTGGTCCTCGGTGGCAAACAGCCCGTGGAACAGCCGCCGCTCAAACAGCAGCCCCTCGCGCAGCGGCATCTCGTAGGCGCGGTTCACCGCCTCCTTGGCCGCCTTCACCGAAACCATCGACTTCTCGGCAATCTTCTGTGCCGCCGCCATCGCCTCATCCATCAGCTTCTTGGCAGGCACCACACGGCTCACCAGCCCGCTGCGCTCGGCCTCCTCGGCATCCATGAACCGCCCGGTCAGGTGCATGTCCATCGCCTTGGCCTTGCCAACGAAGTGGGTCAGCCGCTGGGTGCCGCCGATTCCGGCAATGACGCCAAGGTTGATCTCGGGCTGGCCGAATTTAGCGGTGTCCGCAGCAATGATGAAATCGCACATCATCGCCAGCTCGCAGCCCCCGCCAAGCGCATAGCCCGAAACGGCGGCGATGATCGGCTTGCGGCAAGCCAGTATCTTGTCGATCTGCGGGCCGAACATGTCGCCCATGAAGACATCGACAAAATCCTTCTCTGCCATCTCCGAAATATCGGCCCCGGCCGCAAAGGCCTTCTCCGAGCCGGTCACGATGATGCATCGCACCGCTTTGTTGCCATCGGCCTCGGTGACGGCCTCCGACAGCTCACCAATGAGCGTCGCGTTCAGCGCGTTCAGAGCTTCGGGGCGGTTGAGACGGATGGTGCAGACATGGTCGGCGGTATCGACGACGATGGTTTCATAGGCCATGTGGC from Oceanicola sp. D3 includes the following:
- the rpsT gene encoding 30S ribosomal protein S20 produces the protein MANSPQAKKRARQNEARFAVNKARRSRIRTSLRKVEEAIASGDKDAATAALRAAQPELMRGVTKGVYHKNTAARKMSRLSARVKAIGA
- a CDS encoding RES family NAD+ phosphorylase yields the protein MRWSGTVFRALNPYWAYRPLSGEGAAQFGGRFNSVGQAALYTSLTVETALREAQQAGSFMPVTVVALAVEVEQVFDATNADALAGEALTRADLAQADWADEADRLGVARVQRIAERLAKGYNGLLVESFAPGAAGGNLNLVLWHWGEAAPNRVRVIDDQDRLRYPPQAPD
- a CDS encoding DUF2384 domain-containing protein, producing the protein MVFAEIAENGKFAPGKLAATLLTTVEEVAQTAGLSRDAVARKARAGTPKTQMRLREMVEILTRVSPRFGSDLLAYAWYRSVPLAGYGEVTAMRLVKDGRAEAVHRYLDRLDAGIHA
- a CDS encoding enoyl-CoA hydratase, whose amino-acid sequence is MAYETIVVDTADHVCTIRLNRPEALNALNATLIGELSEAVTEADGNKAVRCIIVTGSEKAFAAGADISEMAEKDFVDVFMGDMFGPQIDKILACRKPIIAAVSGYALGGGCELAMMCDFIIAADTAKFGQPEINLGVIAGIGGTQRLTHFVGKAKAMDMHLTGRFMDAEEAERSGLVSRVVPAKKLMDEAMAAAQKIAEKSMVSVKAAKEAVNRAYEMPLREGLLFERRLFHGLFATEDQKEGMKAFLEKREPQFRDK